A section of the Malania oleifera isolate guangnan ecotype guangnan chromosome 2, ASM2987363v1, whole genome shotgun sequence genome encodes:
- the LOC131149808 gene encoding transcription factor SRM1-like, with the protein MFGSRDMWGTPGGDSPGWSRLQDKLFERALVMFPEGTPDRWEKIAGEVGKPVGEVWRHYEDLVHDVEDIDSGRVELPSYPDDSGSAASGSGSRARQGESERKKGIPWTEEEHRLFLIGLQKYGKGDWRSISRNAVVTRTPTQVASHAQKYFLRLNSVKKEKKRSSIHDITAVDDPMPQTGGSVQSGQFVSGQPVMGSMALPPHFHGGGSSGYHPFGFPM; encoded by the exons ATGTTTGGCAGTCGCGACATGTGGGGCACCCCCGGCGGCGACTCCCCCGGCTGGTCGCGCCTCCAGGACAAGCTCTTCGAGCGGGCTCTGGTGATGTTCCCGGAGGGAACTCCCGACCGCTGGGAGAAGATCGCCGGCGAGGTGGGCAAGCCCGTGGGGGAAGTTTGGCGCCATTACGAGGACTTGGTGCACGACGTGGAGGATATCGACTCGGGCCGAGTCGAGTTGCCGAGTTACCCGGATGACTCCGGTTCGGCGGCGTCCGGCTCGGGGTCCCGGGCCAGGCAGGGGGAGTCGGAGAGGAAGAAGGGAATTCCCTGGACGGAAGAAGAGCACAG GTTGTTTTTGATTGGGCTTCAAAAATATGGGAAGGGAGATTGGAGGAGCATATCAAGAAATGCAGTGGTAACGAGAACCCCAACTCAGGTGGCAAGCCATGCCCAGAAATACTTTCTCCGACTCAACTCCgttaaaaaagagaaaaaacgCTCTAGCATTCATGACATCACCGCAGTCGATGATCCTATGCCCCAGACCGGTGGCTCCGTTCAATCTGGACAATTCGTGTCGGGGCAACCCGTCATGGGCTCTATGGCCCTCCCTCCCCATTTCCATGGCGGAGGGTCATCCGGGTATCACCCATTTGGATTCCCCATGTAA